The proteins below come from a single Campylobacter concisus genomic window:
- a CDS encoding ABC transporter ATP-binding protein, producing MLEVKNLNFSYPNGAGKLENVNLKIGAGEILTILGRNGAGKSTTLGLISGSLKPVSGEIFLDGKNVDSLSNKERAKIMAYVAQSEVTEYDYTGLEFITMGRAAHLGIFARPSKEDEEIAKIYTKKLEIEYLEERFITQMSGGQKQMCMIARAMAAQPKMIIFDEPTSALDFGNQYKFLRTVKWLKELGYSVVLTTHNPDFAVLLGGYVALVKGDGNVEFGSVSEIIKSENLSKLYGLDLNVSYIDKVQRECCLTYPL from the coding sequence ATGCTTGAAGTTAAAAATTTAAACTTTAGCTACCCAAATGGAGCTGGCAAACTAGAAAATGTAAATTTAAAGATAGGCGCTGGGGAAATTTTAACCATACTTGGTCGAAACGGAGCTGGCAAATCAACAACTTTGGGCTTAATAAGCGGCTCGCTAAAGCCAGTTTCTGGAGAGATTTTCCTTGATGGCAAAAACGTTGATAGCCTAAGCAACAAAGAGCGCGCTAAGATCATGGCGTATGTCGCTCAAAGCGAGGTTACCGAGTATGACTACACAGGGCTTGAGTTTATCACGATGGGTCGTGCAGCACACCTTGGTATCTTTGCAAGACCCAGTAAAGAGGACGAGGAGATCGCTAAAATTTATACTAAAAAGCTTGAGATCGAATATCTTGAAGAGCGTTTTATTACACAGATGAGCGGTGGTCAAAAGCAGATGTGCATGATCGCTCGTGCGATGGCTGCGCAACCAAAGATGATTATATTTGACGAGCCAACGAGCGCGCTTGACTTTGGCAACCAGTATAAATTCCTACGCACCGTCAAGTGGCTAAAAGAGCTTGGCTACTCGGTCGTGCTAACCACTCACAACCCTGACTTTGCTGTGCTTCTTGGCGGATATGTCGCACTTGTAAAAGGTGATGGAAATGTTGAGTTTGGCTCAGTCAGCGAGATCATTAAAAGTGAAAATTTAAGTAAACTTTATGGACTCGATCTAAATGTCAGTTACATCGACAAAGTCCAAAGAGAGTGCTGCTTGACATATCCGCTTTAA
- a CDS encoding DUF1523 family protein, whose protein sequence is MITFFKRICVIFIVLLHSFLALVVDYSFPHYANVQITGGDVKRMDKDGIIDAKNPADGPTRDVYFIYTKDSNNSNKVMAYRNEDTAWGFPFYFKFNSADVQAKAQGFANSDKNVTVKYYGYRISMLQEFRNVISLKESGTDTSWPVASYIFYFILFISLIIWIRKINKAFRPKTSENLEK, encoded by the coding sequence ATGATTACATTTTTTAAAAGAATTTGCGTTATTTTTATCGTACTCTTACACTCTTTTTTGGCTCTTGTAGTTGATTATTCGTTTCCACACTATGCAAATGTGCAAATCACAGGTGGCGATGTCAAGCGTATGGACAAAGATGGTATCATCGACGCTAAAAATCCGGCAGATGGTCCTACCAGAGATGTTTATTTTATCTATACTAAAGATTCTAATAATTCAAATAAGGTCATGGCTTATAGAAATGAAGATACTGCATGGGGATTTCCGTTTTATTTTAAATTTAACTCAGCCGATGTGCAAGCTAAAGCCCAGGGCTTTGCAAATAGCGATAAAAACGTAACTGTAAAATATTATGGATATAGAATTTCTATGCTTCAAGAGTTTAGAAATGTCATCTCACTAAAAGAAAGTGGCACAGATACTAGTTGGCCGGTAGCTAGCTATATATTTTACTTTATCTTGTTTATCTCGCTAATCATTTGGATAAGAAAGATAAATAAGGCCTTTAGACCAAAAACTAGTGAAAATTTAGAGAAATAG
- the hpf gene encoding ribosome hibernation-promoting factor, HPF/YfiA family codes for MNISIVGKQFELTEPIKNYIQDAFDTLGKYNLDIISARCVVAADEKQGKKGFNAEFSLNMAHKDTIVVRQKDKDLYAAIDLAIEKASKVLRREHDKKFTVKGKADDKEFRSRIGEEKIEGVEEIVPMELEIYKPLEVEEALEKLKSSDKQFYVFNDVDAKMRVIYKRTDGTFGLY; via the coding sequence ATGAACATAAGCATTGTAGGAAAACAATTTGAACTAACAGAGCCAATCAAAAACTATATCCAAGACGCTTTTGATACGCTTGGTAAATACAATCTCGACATCATCTCAGCAAGATGTGTTGTAGCAGCCGATGAAAAACAAGGAAAAAAAGGCTTTAATGCAGAATTTTCTCTAAATATGGCTCATAAAGATACGATAGTCGTTCGCCAAAAAGATAAAGATCTTTATGCTGCGATCGATCTTGCTATCGAAAAAGCATCAAAAGTTTTAAGAAGAGAGCATGATAAGAAATTTACCGTAAAAGGCAAGGCTGACGACAAAGAATTTCGCTCAAGAATAGGCGAAGAAAAGATCGAAGGTGTCGAGGAGATCGTGCCTATGGAGCTTGAAATTTACAAACCACTTGAGGTCGAAGAAGCACTTGAAAAACTAAAATCAAGCGATAAACAATTTTACGTATTTAACGATGTTGACGCAAAAATGCGTGTGATCTACAAAAGAACAGACGGAACTTTTGGTCTTTACTAA
- the fliW gene encoding flagellar assembly protein FliW, which yields MIFSVKSPILGFEHIKTMELIELDKFFVKLASKDDETSFTMINPFALRSYEFDIPSYYEDLMEIKESSQLRIYNIIVVALPLEKSTVNFIAPIVCNMDNMTLSQVVLDIAKYPQYGQAEMIENFIQK from the coding sequence ATGATTTTTAGTGTTAAAAGCCCTATTTTAGGCTTTGAGCATATTAAGACGATGGAGTTAATTGAACTTGATAAATTTTTTGTTAAGCTAGCAAGCAAAGATGATGAGACATCTTTTACAATGATAAATCCTTTTGCATTAAGAAGCTACGAATTCGATATTCCAAGCTATTATGAAGATCTTATGGAGATTAAAGAAAGCTCTCAACTTAGAATTTATAACATTATCGTTGTTGCACTCCCGCTTGAAAAATCAACTGTAAATTTTATAGCTCCTATCGTTTGCAATATGGACAACATGACCTTATCTCAAGTCGTTTTAGACATTGCCAAATATCCTCAGTATGGGCAAGCTGAAATGATAGAAAATTTTATACAAAAATAG
- a CDS encoding ABC transporter substrate-binding protein, giving the protein MQTNFMHKVTKFSLVASLFMALSLNAAESARSITDMQGVKVSVPEKVEKIAALWHANNEIILALGGMDKVITTTDLIKKNKWFALVYPKVKDLPAALNGKDIQVEELVKLAPDVVIVSSKNYQEELTKNGFSAVNMIYRDYPDMEKSIYATAEVIGTDKARALAEKLSNKIHENSKFVEAKTKQISADKRPKVLHLLGGTNLLKVDGTNTIQNTWINLAGGKNAVTKEGSMIELTAEEIINANPDIIIVGGNDTDALIKNVKEHPAFSGSNAVKNGKIYGNPKGVFAWDRYGAESVLQILWAAKTIQPDLFKDLDMKAKTKEFYKEFLGHKLSDTEYGYMLKGLNPDGSSK; this is encoded by the coding sequence ATGCAAACAAATTTTATGCATAAAGTAACCAAATTTAGCCTTGTTGCTTCACTATTTATGGCTCTTAGCCTAAACGCAGCTGAGTCTGCAAGAAGCATTACCGATATGCAAGGCGTCAAAGTAAGTGTCCCTGAAAAAGTTGAAAAAATAGCTGCACTTTGGCACGCAAACAACGAGATCATCCTAGCACTTGGCGGCATGGATAAAGTGATCACCACAACAGATCTTATCAAGAAAAACAAATGGTTTGCCCTTGTCTATCCAAAGGTAAAAGATCTCCCAGCCGCACTAAATGGCAAAGATATCCAGGTAGAAGAGCTAGTTAAACTCGCTCCTGATGTTGTCATAGTTTCTAGCAAAAATTACCAAGAAGAGCTTACTAAAAATGGCTTTAGCGCAGTAAATATGATATATAGAGACTATCCAGATATGGAAAAAAGTATCTATGCAACAGCTGAAGTTATCGGCACTGACAAGGCTAGAGCTTTGGCCGAAAAGCTTTCAAACAAGATCCACGAGAACTCAAAATTTGTAGAAGCCAAAACAAAACAAATTTCCGCCGACAAGCGTCCAAAAGTACTTCACCTTCTTGGTGGTACAAATTTATTAAAAGTTGATGGCACAAACACTATCCAAAACACTTGGATAAATTTAGCTGGCGGCAAAAACGCAGTGACAAAAGAGGGGTCTATGATCGAGCTAACAGCTGAAGAGATCATCAACGCAAACCCTGATATCATCATCGTTGGCGGCAATGACACAGACGCTTTGATCAAAAATGTCAAAGAGCACCCTGCATTTTCAGGCTCAAATGCTGTGAAAAACGGCAAAATTTACGGCAATCCAAAAGGTGTATTTGCTTGGGATAGATATGGCGCTGAGAGTGTGCTCCAAATTTTATGGGCGGCAAAAACTATCCAGCCTGATCTTTTTAAAGACCTAGACATGAAAGCAAAAACAAAAGAGTTTTATAAAGAGTTCCTAGGCCACAAGCTTAGCGACACCGAGTATGGCTACATGCTAAAAGGTCTAAATCCAGATGGCAGCAGCAAATAA
- a CDS encoding nitric-oxide reductase large subunit — MREYKKYWLALVAVLVICFSILGYYGVEVYRSSPPVVNFTDENGNVVIDKESIYKGQEAWQSIGGMQVGSVWGHGAYQAPDWSADWLHKELVIFLELKADEIYHSKYADLNDEQKANLKVLLKKEYRENGVKDDKIVLSSDRLKAMKQVSQEYSSLFGNDPKFKSLREAYAMKENTLPNASDRDDLNNFFFWSAWATAANRPNSDATYTNNWPHEPLIDNVPTSENIFWSIASVVILIAGIGFLVWFSSFYGKKDDERLEAISEDPLSKLSLTPSQKALKKYLFVTLALFAFQILIGGFTAHYTVEGQEFYGINLSAYIPYSLARTWHIQASIFWIATGFLAGGLFLAPIINGGKDPKFQKLGVDLLFYALLILVVGSFAGEYLAIANIMPINLSFWFGHQGYEYIELGRVWQIILFVGLVIWMLLLLRGFIGGFKNKGDKNLLAIFAASAVAVGLFYGAGLFYGQRSPLPVMEYWRWWVVHLWVEGFFEVFATASLAFVFVSLGLVSKRFATFSTLASASLFLVGGIPGTFHHLYFAGTTTPIMAVGASFSALEVVPLVLLGAEAYEHYRLQFAQTWAKTLKWPLYCFIAVAFWNMLGAGVFGFLINPPISLFYIQGLNTTPVHGHAALFGVYGFLALGFVWLVATYLFKGQEFDEKLMKVGFWGLNIGLMLMIVLSLLPIGIYQAFASLEQGMWYARSAELLQQSHLQNLRWVRMIGDTILIIGGISFLAQLLKFMLNKKA; from the coding sequence ATGCGTGAATACAAAAAGTATTGGCTAGCACTTGTTGCAGTACTAGTAATTTGCTTTAGTATTTTAGGCTACTACGGCGTTGAGGTTTATAGAAGCTCGCCACCAGTTGTAAATTTTACAGATGAGAATGGCAATGTCGTGATTGACAAAGAGAGCATCTATAAAGGTCAAGAGGCCTGGCAAAGCATAGGAGGTATGCAAGTTGGCTCTGTTTGGGGACACGGCGCATATCAAGCACCTGATTGGAGTGCGGACTGGCTTCATAAAGAGTTAGTTATATTTTTAGAGTTAAAAGCAGATGAAATTTATCACTCAAAATATGCTGACTTGAATGACGAGCAAAAGGCAAATCTAAAAGTTCTACTTAAAAAAGAGTACCGAGAAAATGGCGTAAAAGACGATAAGATCGTACTTAGTAGTGATAGATTAAAGGCTATGAAACAAGTAAGCCAAGAGTATTCATCACTTTTTGGAAATGACCCTAAGTTTAAATCTTTAAGAGAAGCTTATGCGATGAAAGAAAATACTCTTCCAAATGCTTCTGATAGAGATGATCTTAATAACTTTTTCTTCTGGTCAGCCTGGGCAACCGCAGCAAACAGACCTAATAGCGATGCTACATACACAAACAACTGGCCACACGAGCCACTAATAGATAATGTACCAACAAGCGAAAATATCTTTTGGTCAATCGCAAGCGTTGTAATACTTATTGCTGGTATTGGATTTCTTGTTTGGTTTAGCTCTTTTTATGGTAAAAAAGATGATGAAAGGTTGGAAGCTATTAGCGAGGATCCGCTTAGTAAATTAAGCCTAACTCCATCTCAAAAAGCTCTTAAAAAATATCTTTTTGTGACTTTGGCTCTTTTTGCATTCCAAATTTTAATAGGCGGCTTTACAGCTCACTATACAGTAGAAGGACAAGAATTTTACGGTATAAATTTATCAGCTTATATTCCTTATTCACTTGCTAGAACATGGCACATTCAGGCTAGTATCTTCTGGATTGCGACAGGATTTTTAGCAGGCGGTCTTTTCCTAGCACCTATTATAAATGGCGGTAAAGATCCAAAATTCCAAAAGCTTGGCGTAGATTTATTATTTTACGCACTACTAATCCTTGTAGTTGGTAGTTTTGCTGGCGAGTATTTAGCGATCGCAAATATTATGCCTATAAATTTAAGCTTCTGGTTTGGACATCAAGGATATGAATATATCGAGCTTGGACGTGTTTGGCAAATTATTTTATTTGTCGGTCTTGTCATCTGGATGCTACTTTTACTTCGCGGATTTATCGGCGGATTTAAGAACAAAGGTGACAAAAATTTACTTGCTATCTTTGCAGCTTCAGCTGTTGCAGTTGGATTATTTTACGGAGCAGGATTATTTTATGGCCAAAGAAGTCCACTTCCAGTGATGGAATACTGGCGCTGGTGGGTTGTACACCTTTGGGTTGAAGGCTTTTTTGAAGTCTTTGCTACCGCTTCACTTGCTTTTGTGTTTGTTAGTCTTGGTCTTGTTTCAAAGAGATTTGCTACGTTTTCAACGCTTGCAAGTGCATCACTTTTCCTAGTAGGCGGAATTCCAGGAACTTTCCACCATTTATATTTTGCGGGTACTACAACACCTATAATGGCAGTTGGCGCTAGCTTCTCAGCACTTGAGGTAGTTCCTCTTGTATTGCTTGGCGCTGAAGCTTATGAGCACTATAGACTTCAGTTTGCTCAAACTTGGGCTAAGACATTAAAATGGCCACTTTACTGCTTTATAGCAGTTGCTTTCTGGAATATGCTAGGTGCTGGTGTATTTGGATTTTTAATCAATCCTCCAATTTCACTATTTTATATCCAAGGCCTAAATACGACCCCAGTTCACGGACATGCTGCACTATTTGGTGTTTATGGATTTTTGGCACTTGGATTTGTTTGGCTAGTAGCTACTTATCTATTCAAAGGTCAAGAATTTGATGAAAAACTTATGAAAGTAGGCTTTTGGGGCCTAAATATAGGTCTTATGCTAATGATCGTACTTTCACTACTTCCAATAGGAATTTATCAAGCATTTGCAAGCTTGGAGCAGGGCATGTGGTATGCAAGAAGCGCTGAGCTTTTACAACAATCACACTTGCAAAATTTAAGATGGGTAAGAATGATTGGCGATACGATTTTAATAATCGGTGGAATTAGCTTCCTTGCACAACTTCTAAAATTTATGCTTAATAAAAAAGCTTAA
- a CDS encoding type II secretion system protein, producing MKKTKKAFTLIELIIVITVLGVISLMSFNTLMNLYQNYFQSKVINELETQSEIALEQISMLLSHRIKQSVIARKKNGDYLALNDSGVNLSSDFEILEFIPAAYELFDGINEYKGDDTNGDPIIEEGIYSGYVDLANSSVANGLKSPGSKFNDAFRNGVMDLTCENDSNEEDVNSGSRCINADNENGGLVAIFSSILYRVGSSFGYQENLDQRHLDIAKVGIQSIDTLKISSDFKNKKISEQYKLAYTAIAIAPAEQSAEDIQNGSFDLKIYYNYRPWLNESFKKFNSTSTKAIKAESATLAKHVTRFVFTEKNGVIALKLCLKAEKSEITICKSKAVY from the coding sequence ATGAAAAAAACAAAAAAAGCTTTTACATTAATTGAGCTAATAATAGTCATCACCGTACTTGGTGTTATCTCACTTATGAGCTTTAACACGCTTATGAATTTATATCAAAACTATTTTCAAAGCAAAGTAATAAACGAACTAGAAACACAAAGCGAAATCGCTCTAGAACAAATTTCAATGCTACTTAGCCACAGAATCAAACAAAGCGTTATCGCTAGAAAAAAAAATGGAGATTACCTAGCTCTAAATGATAGTGGCGTAAATTTAAGTAGCGACTTTGAAATTTTAGAATTTATCCCAGCTGCTTATGAGTTATTTGATGGTATAAACGAATATAAAGGAGATGATACTAACGGAGATCCAATCATCGAAGAAGGCATATATAGCGGATATGTAGATCTTGCAAATAGCTCTGTTGCAAATGGATTAAAAAGCCCTGGAAGCAAATTTAATGATGCTTTTAGAAATGGCGTAATGGACTTGACCTGCGAAAATGATAGCAATGAAGAAGATGTAAATAGCGGCTCTAGGTGCATAAACGCCGATAATGAAAATGGTGGTTTAGTAGCGATATTTTCTAGCATACTTTATAGAGTTGGTAGCAGTTTTGGCTATCAAGAAAATTTAGACCAAAGGCACTTAGATATCGCAAAAGTTGGCATACAATCAATCGACACACTTAAAATTTCAAGTGATTTTAAAAATAAAAAAATTTCAGAACAGTATAAGCTAGCTTACACAGCCATTGCCATAGCACCAGCTGAGCAAAGTGCCGAGGATATACAAAATGGCTCTTTTGACCTTAAAATTTACTACAACTATAGGCCATGGCTAAATGAAAGCTTTAAAAAATTTAACTCAACATCTACAAAAGCTATCAAAGCCGAAAGTGCAACACTAGCTAAACATGTAACAAGATTTGTCTTTACAGAAAAAAATGGAGTCATCGCGCTAAAGCTTTGCCTTAAAGCAGAAAAATCAGAAATAACCATTTGCAAGTCAAAGGCGGTTTATTAA
- a CDS encoding FecCD family ABC transporter permease, translating into MKNANFSLVAIFLALLTIVCAFVALGIGRFYIPFSDVFSVLAHGFGFGDGAASNITNVIENLRIPRIIAAILVGAALSVSGAAYQGVFKNQLVSPDLLGVSAGACVGAATAIIFDLSLFWVQAFAFGFGLAAVAITLAIPKMMGRTSTLMLVLSGIIVSGLMGSVIGFLKYVADPETKLPDIVYWQLGSLAKLDGENLKFIAPVMIICAILLIAMSWRINLLSLGDESAARLGVNVAFERAIVIICATLLTACSVCISGIVAWVGLLMPHLARMLVGANNIKSMPASIFMGAIFLLFVDTLARSISVSEVPLGVLTGFIGTVFFVWVLWRNKKVA; encoded by the coding sequence ATGAAAAACGCAAATTTTTCATTAGTTGCTATATTTTTAGCCCTGCTCACCATTGTTTGCGCCTTTGTAGCCCTTGGTATTGGTAGATTTTACATACCATTTAGCGATGTCTTTAGCGTGCTTGCTCACGGCTTTGGCTTTGGCGATGGCGCAGCTAGCAACATCACAAATGTGATAGAAAATTTGCGCATACCTCGCATCATCGCAGCCATCCTTGTTGGAGCCGCTCTTAGCGTGAGCGGTGCTGCCTATCAAGGCGTCTTTAAGAACCAGCTAGTAAGCCCTGATCTACTTGGTGTTTCTGCAGGTGCCTGCGTAGGAGCTGCCACCGCGATCATCTTTGACCTATCGTTATTTTGGGTACAGGCTTTTGCTTTTGGCTTTGGTCTAGCAGCCGTTGCTATCACGCTAGCCATACCAAAGATGATGGGACGCACTAGCACACTTATGCTGGTTCTCTCTGGCATCATCGTAAGTGGTCTCATGGGCTCAGTGATCGGCTTTTTAAAGTATGTCGCAGACCCTGAGACGAAGCTACCTGACATTGTTTATTGGCAGCTTGGTAGCCTTGCAAAGCTTGATGGCGAAAATTTAAAATTTATAGCCCCAGTGATGATCATCTGCGCTATTTTGCTAATAGCCATGAGCTGGCGCATAAATTTGCTATCTCTTGGCGACGAGAGTGCGGCAAGGCTAGGCGTAAATGTCGCTTTTGAGCGTGCTATCGTTATCATTTGCGCTACGCTTCTTACAGCATGCAGCGTCTGCATAAGCGGAATAGTCGCTTGGGTGGGACTTCTCATGCCGCACCTAGCGCGGATGCTAGTTGGTGCAAATAACATAAAAAGCATGCCAGCAAGCATATTTATGGGTGCGATATTTTTGCTATTTGTCGATACTCTAGCACGTAGCATAAGCGTGAGCGAAGTGCCTCTTGGCGTACTTACCGGCTTTATCGGCACAGTATTTTTCGTCTGGGTCTTGTGGCGAAATAAAAAGGTTGCGTGA
- a CDS encoding outer membrane protein assembly factor BamD produces the protein MKRFSKILAVVALLGLFSGCAEKYTELYNLTPDEWYAQVIADIKDGDLEAADKHYVSMASEHVASPLLEQILLILAQAHANDEEYLMANHYLDEYIKRYGDNGPKTEFAQYLKIKANFDSFTQPNRNQKLMEDSVTEIEKFLYMYPNTEYKPLIETMLIKFKLALYFLDMQIADLYNRTGRDVSAKIYEQKLEESPFRNSDLIKPDVAWYRKLFE, from the coding sequence ATGAAAAGATTTTCTAAAATTCTAGCAGTTGTAGCTCTTTTGGGGCTTTTTAGTGGTTGTGCTGAAAAATATACCGAGCTTTACAATCTAACTCCTGATGAGTGGTATGCTCAGGTTATCGCTGATATAAAAGATGGTGATCTTGAAGCGGCCGATAAACACTATGTTTCAATGGCAAGCGAACACGTAGCAAGCCCACTTTTGGAGCAAATTTTACTTATCCTTGCCCAAGCTCACGCAAATGATGAAGAGTATCTAATGGCAAATCACTATCTTGATGAGTACATCAAAAGATACGGCGATAATGGCCCAAAAACAGAGTTTGCTCAGTACCTAAAGATAAAAGCAAATTTTGACTCATTCACTCAACCAAACCGTAATCAAAAGCTTATGGAAGATAGCGTAACTGAGATCGAAAAATTTCTTTATATGTACCCAAATACTGAATACAAGCCACTAATCGAGACAATGCTTATAAAATTTAAGCTCGCACTTTACTTTTTAGATATGCAAATAGCTGATCTTTATAATAGAACAGGCAGGGACGTATCGGCTAAAATTTATGAGCAAAAACTTGAAGAGTCGCCGTTTAGAAACTCAGATCTTATCAAACCTGACGTGGCATGGTATAGAAAACTGTTTGAATAG
- a CDS encoding excalibur calcium-binding domain-containing protein gives MKKLVLILFFVLIANAANKFDCSKRYCKEIKSCEEAYHYLRNCGRSGFDRDHDGIPCENICKERRVEK, from the coding sequence ATGAAAAAGTTAGTTTTGATTTTATTTTTTGTATTGATAGCAAATGCGGCTAATAAATTTGATTGCTCTAAACGCTACTGCAAAGAGATAAAGAGCTGTGAAGAAGCATATCACTATCTAAGAAACTGTGGACGCAGTGGCTTTGACCGCGACCATGACGGCATACCATGCGAGAATATATGCAAAGAACGTAGAGTAGAAAAATAG
- a CDS encoding type II secretion system protein yields MVKRGGFSLIELILSVLVVAIVSASLPLAVRTTSNLSEQSLMQEGLMNAKTYMSLILKAPFSDQVLIAGKNTMPSSITTQEAIIFPLIICDQGANPDFYEKSGVKGEGHRILAYPVQNSSACATRPSDSKLPESIKSVNFKVKSIKNFNTQKSISPTASTTKRDFIIDTETTPTITNGADKFVVSTPLNDSDVLQIKLDTTMKTTKESKSVLYGYAFNIGESSTLSVKEWK; encoded by the coding sequence GTGGTAAAAAGAGGTGGCTTTTCATTGATAGAGCTTATCTTGTCAGTGCTTGTAGTGGCCATAGTAAGTGCAAGCCTACCACTAGCAGTAAGAACTACTTCAAATCTAAGCGAGCAATCCTTAATGCAAGAAGGATTAATGAATGCTAAAACCTATATGTCATTAATATTAAAAGCACCATTTAGCGATCAAGTCTTAATAGCCGGTAAAAACACCATGCCATCATCTATAACCACTCAAGAGGCTATAATTTTTCCTCTTATTATCTGCGACCAAGGGGCAAATCCGGATTTTTATGAAAAAAGCGGTGTAAAAGGAGAGGGACATAGGATACTTGCATATCCAGTACAAAATTCATCTGCATGTGCCACAAGGCCTAGTGATTCAAAGCTTCCAGAATCAATCAAAAGCGTAAATTTTAAAGTAAAATCTATCAAAAATTTTAATACCCAAAAATCCATCTCGCCAACTGCTAGCACTACCAAACGTGACTTTATCATAGATACAGAAACGACTCCAACCATAACAAATGGAGCTGATAAATTTGTAGTTAGCACTCCTTTAAACGATAGTGATGTTTTACAGATAAAGCTAGATACGACTATGAAAACTACAAAAGAGAGCAAAAGCGTACTTTATGGATATGCCTTTAATATAGGTGAAAGCAGTACTCTAAGTGTAAAAGAATGGAAATGA